agactagactatagactagactatagactagactatagactagactatagactagactatagactagactatagagtagactatagactagactatagactagactattgactagactatagagtagactatagactagactatagactagactattgactagactatagaNNNNNNNNNNtatagactagactatagactaaactatggactagactatagactagactatagactagactatagactagactatagactagactatagactagactatatacgagactatagaatagactatagactagactatagactagattatagactagactataggctagactatggactagactatagaatagactatagactagactatagactagactataaactagactatagactagactatagacaagactatagactagactatagactagactatggactagactatacacaagactatagactagactatagactagcctagactatagactagcctagactatacactagacgatagactagactatagactagattataaactagaccatagactagactatagactagactatagtctagactatagactagactatagactagactataaactagactatagaatagactatagactagattatagactagactatagactagactatagactagactatagactacactatagactacactatagactacactttagactacactatagactagactatagactaggctatagactagactatagactagactatagactagactatagactagactatagactagactatagaccagactatagactagactatagactagactttatactagactagactatagactagactatagactagactatagacgttatcctagactataaactataccctagactatagactagattgtagaataGACTGTAAATTAAAGTAGACTTtcaactaaactatagtttttctatagaaaaggtatTCACATAAAAATCTTCCAACACTAGAGCATTTTACGTAAATTTTTCCATACAAAGGTTTTTTCATAGATAAGCTTTTCACACATAAACTAGACGAGATTATAGAcatagataatttttttaagaaaacaatttcgTTATAAAAACGCTTTTCGCatattttttaggaaatattatattaagtaaacgttttttataaatagttttttcccatatattttttctatcgaAAAGCTGTGTAAAGCTTTTCTATGAAGAAACATTacacataaaagttttttgtagaaaagctttttacacaaaactggCAAGTCAAAAGCATGGACGGTTTCCAAATATCTGTGAATGTATAATTATTGACAGTGTAACTGTTGGTCAGGTTGTCTTggtatttccattttttttttaatttattttcacacaAGACACTGTGCACTCTATTAGTTCTACTACTCCCCACAAGATGTCAATGCGTTCGATTTATGAAGTGATGTTTTTCTGAAAACAAAAAGCAGCTGTTTTTGACACTTTCTTTTAAAACGACGACAGaacaaaagaaaacgaaaaataatacTGATTTGTGTGGTGGTGCAGAGCATTTGACCAACGTTTTGATAGAATTCTTCTAAATAAAATGGCCTGCCGTAAAATTGTTTgtgaattacaaattttaagccGCAATGGCAAAAATTTAGTTGCACCCATCGCCACCAGTCCCGTGCGTTCTTATTCATCTCGCAAAGACTTGGAGAAAACTACACATACTGGCCAAGTAAGTGAAAAAATTGCACTGCAGCCAGCGACTGTTACGCAAACGTTTTCATGAGttttgccaattgtttatttctgaTATTTTGAttgatatttaaatgtttacaggTTTTCGCCGAGGATGACTATCGTAATGTTCGTTTCAATAATGCCAAACGTTATGTTAATGAAAACTGGGGCATCAAATTGATTGATGAAATTCCCCCCAAGGAATGTACCGAACGTGTCGTGTACTGTGATGGCGGTGATGGTCACTTGGGTCATCCTAAAGTCTATATTAATTTggtaaatattgcaaaaaaaaaaaaaaaataacttttaatggACATTTAAAGAAATCGAAGTTTGTGGTTGCTTTATATggaatttaaaagtttgttgttattgttatagaCCATCTACTGTTGT
The window above is part of the Lucilia cuprina isolate Lc7/37 unplaced genomic scaffold, ASM2204524v1 Scaffold_1689, whole genome shotgun sequence genome. Proteins encoded here:
- the LOC111684485 gene encoding NADH dehydrogenase [ubiquinone] iron-sulfur protein 6, mitochondrial; this encodes MACRKIVCELQILSRNGKNLVAPIATSPVRSYSSRKDLEKTTHTGQVFAEDDYRNVRFNNAKRYVNENWGIKLIDEIPPKECTERVVYCDGGDGHLGHPKVYINLDKPGAHICGYCGLRFVKKEGHH